Proteins from a single region of Gossypium arboreum isolate Shixiya-1 chromosome 1, ASM2569848v2, whole genome shotgun sequence:
- the LOC108481244 gene encoding cytosolic sulfotransferase 5-like — protein MEHSSFPSAFSTLFGELPKETWCCSDLYKWEGFWYTSSHLPAAMAARLNFQANDSDVFLTSSMKTGTTWLKAIIPTIMNPIGRMDDDNNDPLLKRHPNELMPSLEVQLFKENPNPDLSYMSSPRLFRTHIPYPMLPESVKNSACKIVYITRDPKDTFGSLWHFFNSLVTTHGIDPWPMNEAFDSFCRGVHVFGPFHDHVLSYWKESIKRPEKILFLRYEDMRKDPKGQLRRLACFLGRPFEKEKEVDKVLWRCSLERLKNLEVNQHGADPWLGFEYKFYFRRGSVGDWKNNMSNEMKEKLDHITAMKYEGSDLGFGH, from the coding sequence ATGGAGCACTCTAGTTTTCCATCTGCATTTTCTACTTTGTTCGGCGAACTCCCGAAAGAAACATGGTGTTGCTCAGATCTTTACAAATGGGAAGGCTTCTGGTATACCAGTTCTCACCTTCCTGCTGCCATGGCTGCGAGGTTGAACTTCCAAGCAAATGACTCTGATGTATTTTTGACTTCTTCTATGAAGACAGGCACCACATGGCTCAAGGCTATCATCCCAACAATAATGAATCCCATTGGTCGCATGGATGATGATAACAATGACCCTTTGCTGAAACGTCATCCTAATGAGCTAATGCCATCTCTGGAAGTTCAGCTTTTCAAGGAAAATCCCAATCCTGATCTCTCATATATGTCTTCTCCAAGACTATTCCGAACCCATATCCCTTACCCTATGTTACCCGAATCTGTTAAAAACTCAGCTTGCAAGATCGTGTATATCACTCGAGACCCTAAGGACACGTTTGGGTCGTTGTGGCACTTTTTTAACTCTTTGGTTACTACCCATGGAATTGATCCATGGCCAATGAATGAAGCTTTTGACAGCTTTTGCAGAGGGGTTCATGTCTTTGGACCATTCCATGACCATGTTTTAAGTTATTGGAAAGAAAGTATAAAGAGGCCTGAGAAGATACTTTTCTTGAGATATGAAGACATGAGGAAGGACCCAAAGGGGCAACTGAGGCGGTTGGCTTGTTTCCTTGGAAGGCCTTTTGAGAAGGAAAAAGAGGTAGACAAAGTGTTGTGGAGATGCAGCCTGGAAAGGCTTAAAAACCTGGAAGTGAACCAACATGGAGCTGATCCTTGGTTAGGCTTTGAGTACAAGTTTTATTTCAGGCGTGGCAGTGTTGGGGATTGGAAGAACAACATGAgtaatgagatgaaagaaaagttgGACCACATTACTGCTATGAAATATGAGGGTTCTGATCTGGGTTTTGGACATTGA